A section of the Salmo salar chromosome ssa05, Ssal_v3.1, whole genome shotgun sequence genome encodes:
- the LOC106605353 gene encoding ELL-associated factor 1 isoform X2, whose translation MNGSTNPLLDKEEHVLKLGESFEKRPKSSFHTIRYDFKPASIDTSCEGELQVGKGEEVTITLPHIPGSTPPMTVFKGNKRPYQKDCVLIINHDTGEYMLEKLSSSIQVKKTRAEGSSKIQARIEQQSVRATATQPPAQFRAPTKPGAGAKSSPSKDNPSPEPQLDDIKRELRAEVEVIEQMSSSSGSSSSDSASGSGSGDDSSSSDGEHDAPHPQPVPLPLPHIQPSPNRNPMANGGADRQQGSNQLMNTLRNDLQLSESGSDSDDD comes from the exons ATGAATGGGAGTACAAATCCGCTCTTGGACAAAGAAGAACATGTTTTGAAGCTCGGAGAGAGCTTTGAGAAGAGGCCAAAATCGTCATTTCACACCATCAGAT ATGATTTCAAACCAGCTTCAATTGACACAAGCTGCGAGGGAGAGTTGCAAGTCGGTAAAGGAGAGGAAGTCACCATCACATTACCTCACATTCCA GGCTCTACACCACCCATGACAGTATTCAAAGGGAATAAGCGGCCATATCAGAAAGACTGTGTTCTTATCATCAATCATGACACTGGGGAGTACATGCTGGAGAAGTTGAGCAGCAGTATCCAGGTCAAGAAAACCAG AGCGGAGGGCAGCAGTAAAATCCAGGCCAGGATTGAGCAGCAGTCGGTGCGTGCCACTGCCACCCAGCCTCCAGCGCAGTTCCGTGCCCCCACTAAGCCTGGTGCAGGGGCCAAGTCCTCCCCCTCCAAGGACAATCCCTCCCCTGAGCCCCAACTAGATGACATCAAGAGAG AGCTGCGAGCGGAGGTGGAGGTTATTGAACAAATGAGCAGCAGTAGCGGCAGCAGCTCATCTGACTCGGCCAGTGGCTCTGGTAGTGGGGATGACAGCTCCAGCAGTGATGGGGAGCATGACGCCCCTCACCCCCAACCTGTcccactccccctcccccacatCCAGCCCTCCCCCAACCGTAACCCCATGGCCAACGGAGGAGCAGACAGGCAACAGGGCAGCAACCAGCTGATGAACACACTCA GGAATGACCTCCAGTTGAGCGAGTCAGGCAGCGACAGTGACGATGACTGA
- the metl6 gene encoding Methyltransferase-like protein 6, which produces MALSKQDDTANVVLSGEEPKDGLPCLIPPVQRKTYTGRTLNEKEMEKLTGDQTLVSDFKQMKLEKEAQKNWDLFYKRNTTNFFKDRHWTTREFEELKVCLEFEAQKLVLLEAGCGVGNFIFPLLEEDLNIFVYACDFSTRAVEFVKEHSLYCTERCSAFQCDLTKDDLRGNVPVGSVDVATLIFVLSAIHPDKMQQALDNIYRVLKPGGIILFRDYGLYDHAMMRFKAGNKLGENFYVRQDGTRSYFFSKELLADLFRVVGFESVTNEYVLRETVNKKEGLCVPRVFLQSKFRRPDQLQGS; this is translated from the exons ATGGCACTATCAAAGCAAGACGACACCGCTAATGTTGTACTCTCTGGAGAGGAACCCAAAGACGGGTTGCCATGTCTTATCCCACCTGTCCAAAGAAAAACATATACTGGCAGGACTTTGaatgagaaagagatggagaaactGACAGGTGACCAGACTTTGGTGTCTGACTTCAAGCAGATGAAGTTGGAAAAGGAGGCACAGAAAAACTGGGACTTGTTTTACAAAAGGAACACAACAAACTTTTTCAAGGATAGGCATTGGACCACCAGAGAGTTTGAAGAACTGAAAGTGTGCCTTGAG TTTGAAGCCCAGAAGCTGGTCCTGCTTGAAGCTGGCTGTGGGGTTGGGAACTTCATCTTCCCACTACTGGAGGAAGACCTCAACATCTTTGTCTATGCCTGTGACTTCTCAACACGAGCTGTGGAGTTTGTGAAG GAACACTCCCTGTACTGCACTGAGCGCTGCAGTGCGTTCCAGTGTGACCTGACAAAGGATGACCTGAGGGGTAATGTCCCAGTGGGCAGTGTGGATGTGGCCACGCTCATATTTGTCCTCTCAGCCATCCACCCAGACAAGATGCAGCAGGCTCTGGACAACATTTACAGG GTTCTGAAGCCAGGGGGCATCATTCTGTTCAGGGACTATGGCCTGTATGACCACGCCATGATGAGGTTTAAGGCGGGAAACAAACTGGGAGAGAACTTCTACGTCAGACAAGATGGCACCAGGTCTTATTTCTTTTCCAAAG AGCTCCTAGCAGACCTGTTCAGAGTGGTGGGGTTCGAGAGTGTAACCAATGAGTACGTGCTACGAGAAACGGTCAATAAGAAGGAGGGGCTTTGTGTGCCCAGGGTGTTCCTTCAAAGCAAGTTCCGAAGGCCAGACCAATTACAGGGCTCCTGA
- the LOC106605353 gene encoding ELL-associated factor 1 isoform X1: protein MNGSTNPLLDKEEHVLKLGESFEKRPKSSFHTIRYDFKPASIDTSCEGELQVGKGEEVTITLPHIPVRGSTPPMTVFKGNKRPYQKDCVLIINHDTGEYMLEKLSSSIQVKKTRAEGSSKIQARIEQQSVRATATQPPAQFRAPTKPGAGAKSSPSKDNPSPEPQLDDIKRELRAEVEVIEQMSSSSGSSSSDSASGSGSGDDSSSSDGEHDAPHPQPVPLPLPHIQPSPNRNPMANGGADRQQGSNQLMNTLRNDLQLSESGSDSDDD, encoded by the exons ATGAATGGGAGTACAAATCCGCTCTTGGACAAAGAAGAACATGTTTTGAAGCTCGGAGAGAGCTTTGAGAAGAGGCCAAAATCGTCATTTCACACCATCAGAT ATGATTTCAAACCAGCTTCAATTGACACAAGCTGCGAGGGAGAGTTGCAAGTCGGTAAAGGAGAGGAAGTCACCATCACATTACCTCACATTCCAGTAAGA GGCTCTACACCACCCATGACAGTATTCAAAGGGAATAAGCGGCCATATCAGAAAGACTGTGTTCTTATCATCAATCATGACACTGGGGAGTACATGCTGGAGAAGTTGAGCAGCAGTATCCAGGTCAAGAAAACCAG AGCGGAGGGCAGCAGTAAAATCCAGGCCAGGATTGAGCAGCAGTCGGTGCGTGCCACTGCCACCCAGCCTCCAGCGCAGTTCCGTGCCCCCACTAAGCCTGGTGCAGGGGCCAAGTCCTCCCCCTCCAAGGACAATCCCTCCCCTGAGCCCCAACTAGATGACATCAAGAGAG AGCTGCGAGCGGAGGTGGAGGTTATTGAACAAATGAGCAGCAGTAGCGGCAGCAGCTCATCTGACTCGGCCAGTGGCTCTGGTAGTGGGGATGACAGCTCCAGCAGTGATGGGGAGCATGACGCCCCTCACCCCCAACCTGTcccactccccctcccccacatCCAGCCCTCCCCCAACCGTAACCCCATGGCCAACGGAGGAGCAGACAGGCAACAGGGCAGCAACCAGCTGATGAACACACTCA GGAATGACCTCCAGTTGAGCGAGTCAGGCAGCGACAGTGACGATGACTGA